One window from the genome of Erwinia sorbitola encodes:
- a CDS encoding RHS repeat-associated core domain-containing protein, protein MRPSQTPPHSAAHARPGLAHPQAALAGSAVNRRYEYDRAHNVTRISDGKWGDMRYRRDVNDQVTEAEVQGIHRESARFDYDANLNLTLERTRRAAFAAEGEIVRMQRQEKGRVSASGRCRYRYNEQGQLSEKRELAAGFRPRVWKYRWNGQGQLAELLTPERRRWRYEYDAFGRRIRKFEVIPGGGADERRLPLTPHAGEDAEVARGEGRRTAGYDYFWCGEQMVEETPLYADGTPADDGRIRWLYQPGAVSPFARYERGRLHYVVSDHLGSVRELLSEEGKAVWFARSTTWGRSRLWGFAANDEVRAGCQWRFPGQYEDDESGLHYNRFRYYDPDTAQYISPDPIGLAGGINPYGYVHNPLGWIDPLGLTACSVPKGFSRKDKITQRWVDKLSGKKPADVDAFMTSRGWTRHYPQAGRPDAIQHTQYVRTTKSGATYKLDYHPGGNASQPNIHGNDYWKIYKVNNGEDIVFGRIGHGEFKNYDLIKDSPIYIDGALINGGL, encoded by the coding sequence GTGCGCCCGTCTCAAACCCCGCCACACAGCGCTGCGCACGCCAGGCCGGGGCTGGCTCATCCGCAGGCGGCCCTGGCCGGCAGCGCGGTGAACCGCCGGTATGAGTACGACCGGGCGCACAACGTTACCCGGATAAGTGACGGTAAGTGGGGCGATATGCGCTACCGGCGCGACGTTAACGACCAGGTCACTGAGGCTGAGGTGCAGGGCATCCACCGGGAGAGTGCGCGCTTTGACTACGACGCGAACCTGAACCTGACGCTGGAGCGCACCCGCAGGGCGGCGTTCGCCGCGGAGGGGGAGATCGTGCGGATGCAGCGCCAGGAGAAAGGGCGCGTCAGCGCGTCGGGGCGGTGCCGCTACCGGTATAATGAGCAGGGGCAGCTGAGTGAGAAAAGGGAGCTGGCGGCGGGTTTCAGGCCGCGGGTGTGGAAATACCGCTGGAACGGGCAGGGGCAGCTGGCGGAGCTGCTGACGCCGGAGCGGCGACGCTGGCGCTATGAGTATGATGCGTTTGGCCGGCGCATCCGGAAGTTTGAGGTTATTCCCGGCGGCGGCGCTGATGAACGGCGTCTCCCGCTGACGCCGCACGCGGGTGAGGATGCGGAGGTGGCGCGGGGGGAGGGGCGGCGAACGGCCGGTTACGATTACTTCTGGTGCGGCGAACAGATGGTGGAGGAGACCCCGCTGTATGCGGACGGCACGCCGGCGGATGACGGTCGCATCCGGTGGCTGTATCAGCCCGGGGCGGTGAGCCCGTTTGCGCGCTACGAAAGGGGAAGGCTGCACTACGTGGTGAGCGACCACCTGGGAAGCGTGCGGGAGCTGTTAAGCGAGGAGGGCAAGGCGGTATGGTTTGCGCGCAGCACCACGTGGGGCCGCAGCCGGCTCTGGGGATTTGCGGCAAACGATGAGGTGCGTGCGGGGTGCCAGTGGCGTTTTCCCGGGCAGTACGAAGACGATGAGTCGGGTTTACACTACAACCGGTTCAGGTATTATGACCCGGATACGGCGCAGTATATCAGTCCGGATCCAATAGGGCTGGCGGGGGGGATAAACCCGTACGGGTATGTGCATAATCCGCTGGGGTGGATTGATCCGCTGGGGTTAACGGCATGTAGTGTCCCTAAAGGTTTTTCTAGAAAAGATAAAATTACACAAAGGTGGGTTGATAAATTATCAGGTAAAAAACCTGCGGATGTTGATGCGTTCATGACTAGCCGTGGTTGGACTAGACATTATCCTCAAGCAGGAAGACCCGATGCGATTCAACATACTCAATATGTACGTACTACTAAATCCGGGGCAACATATAAACTAGATTATCACCCAGGAGGAAATGCAAGTCAGCCGAATATTCATGGCAATGATTACTGGAAGATTTATAAAGTAAACAATGGTGAGGATATTGTCTTTGGAAGGATCGGTCATGGTGAATTTAAAAACTACGATCTAATAAAAGACTCCCCGATATATATTGATGGTGCGTTAATAAATGGTGGTTTGTAA
- a CDS encoding SymE family type I addiction module toxin, whose product MNGSTIIQTTIGGFIPELIIDGEDIIKAGFVAVAVFKIEPYQDRLVITLVSDEEEIERLLLARDAHPHIGMDGIRDNGELYLARDWLTQCGLTWQPLAISVMPGKVVIQAQQRITQHNMY is encoded by the coding sequence ATGAACGGAAGCACTATTATACAGACAACCATAGGCGGGTTTATTCCTGAGCTGATTATCGATGGTGAGGATATTATCAAGGCGGGGTTTGTGGCGGTAGCGGTATTTAAGATAGAGCCGTACCAGGATAGGTTGGTAATAACGTTGGTTTCTGATGAGGAAGAGATTGAGCGGTTATTATTGGCGAGGGACGCTCACCCGCATATCGGCATGGACGGGATACGGGATAACGGTGAGCTGTATCTGGCCCGGGACTGGCTGACGCAGTGCGGCCTGACTTGGCAACCGCTGGCGATCAGCGTGATGCCCGGTAAGGTGGTGATTCAAGCACAGCAAAGGATAACTCAGCATAACATGTATTAA
- a CDS encoding Imm50 family immunity protein gives MVIIIFKGGFIMWFQSALGKEKIQFMFNNELSIESVEINSFSLERFSDLKFNFYCKGMPKKYPEKWNGEGFNALSLVITFGGLIQLNIIGSRVGFFCSPIINSLKDYSEIRIKNNELDLYCKSKFLTIEGVTPYIDERWD, from the coding sequence ATGGTCATTATAATTTTTAAGGGAGGGTTTATAATGTGGTTTCAAAGTGCTTTAGGAAAAGAAAAGATTCAATTTATGTTTAATAATGAATTGAGTATAGAATCCGTTGAGATAAATAGCTTTTCGCTGGAGCGATTTTCAGACTTAAAATTTAATTTTTATTGCAAGGGGATGCCAAAAAAATACCCAGAAAAATGGAATGGAGAGGGTTTTAATGCCCTTAGTTTAGTGATTACTTTTGGTGGCTTGATCCAATTGAATATTATTGGTTCAAGAGTCGGTTTCTTTTGCTCTCCTATAATAAACTCTTTAAAAGATTACTCTGAAATAAGAATAAAAAATAATGAGCTTGACTTGTACTGTAAATCAAAATTTTTAACGATAGAAGGAGTTACACCATATATAGATGAAAGGTGGGATTAG
- a CDS encoding HNH/endonuclease VII fold putative polymorphic toxin, with translation MWKYRWNGQGQLAELLTPERRRWRYEYDAFGRRIRKFEVIPGGGADERRLPLTPHAGEDAASARGEARRTAGYDYFWCGEQMVEETPLYADGTPADDGRIRWLYQPGAVSPFARYERGRLHYVVSDHLGSVRELLSEEGKAVWFARSTTWGRSRLWGFAANDEVRAGCQWRFPGQYEDDESGLHYNRFRYYDPDTAQYISPDPIGLAGGINLYAYVKNPLTWIDPLGLAGCQAPNKKTTYEGSSRRDAFRQAKRDAGIPMNQQPKSITRPDLLDGSGNKILNNTGQPIKTRQYEFTNSQGKPVFIQEHSLGHAKATPLHGAEPHFNVRSSENLNTGSVSGTHGHYNF, from the coding sequence GTGTGGAAATACCGCTGGAACGGGCAGGGGCAGCTGGCGGAGCTGCTGACGCCGGAGCGGCGGCGCTGGCGCTATGAGTATGATGCGTTTGGCCGGCGCATCCGGAAGTTTGAGGTTATTCCCGGCGGCGGCGCTGATGAACGGCGTCTCCCGCTGACGCCGCACGCGGGTGAGGATGCGGCGTCAGCGCGGGGGGAGGCGCGGCGAACGGCCGGTTACGATTACTTCTGGTGCGGCGAACAGATGGTGGAGGAGACCCCGCTGTATGCGGACGGCACGCCGGCGGATGACGGTCGCATCCGGTGGCTGTATCAGCCCGGGGCGGTGAGCCCGTTTGCGCGCTACGAAAGGGGAAGGCTGCACTACGTGGTGAGCGACCATCTGGGAAGCGTGCGGGAGCTGTTAAGCGAGGAGGGCAAGGCGGTATGGTTTGCGCGCAGCACGACGTGGGGCCGCAGCCGGCTCTGGGGATTTGCGGCAAACGATGAGGTGCGTGCGGGGTGCCAGTGGCGTTTTCCCGGGCAGTACGAAGACGATGAGTCGGGTTTACACTACAACCGGTTCAGGTATTATGACCCGGATACGGCGCAGTATATCAGTCCGGATCCAATAGGGCTGGCGGGGGGGATAAACTTATATGCCTATGTTAAAAATCCTCTTACATGGATAGACCCATTAGGGTTGGCAGGATGCCAAGCTCCTAATAAGAAAACCACATATGAGGGTTCTAGTCGAAGAGACGCATTTAGGCAGGCGAAACGCGATGCTGGAATACCGATGAATCAACAGCCTAAATCAATTACAAGACCTGATCTATTAGATGGTAGTGGCAATAAAATATTAAATAACACTGGACAGCCAATAAAAACAAGACAGTATGAATTTACTAATAGTCAGGGCAAGCCTGTCTTTATACAGGAACATAGTTTAGGTCATGCTAAGGCAACCCCTTTGCATGGAGCAGAACCGCACTTTAATGTCAGATCTTCTGAGAATTTAAATACAGGTAGTGTGTCAGGAACTCATGGTCATTATAATTTTTAA
- a CDS encoding DUF6531 domain-containing protein, with translation MIAEGAETVFANGMPVARLGHRTSCDARINSGSGNIAETQQTGALVAEIKDSRNIFLRATSAVINTVLVYMGLRSSVSGIRNSFKQLSSAGEPVDVVTGDFLQQWPVIDLPGVLPLTLYRTYRSTGAVIIEGALGVKWANSWSQYLDIRPESIDYLDEEGCILSYHTPGNEVCAVNLRQPHYILSGDREGELLLFDRQTQRRYIFGHADGSRRYLSRIEDGKGNRITFSFRDNELSVIEHSAGYSLNIEVQDRRIVRVTLVTQEFSQVLLTCEYNHRGQLADCHSFQFGRLYHEYNDKGFMVHWRDTDQTQAWIDYDDTGRVVATRTAQGHYNDRFIYDDLNRHNIYIDAEGGETHYYYNEADLVTRAVDPLNGVVLSEWDLTRLTRTTDETGRVTSYQYNALGELLEVTPPGDLPLRYRYDSRGQITGVIRGESEAWRWQYDDKGMLRRTVCPSGLAIDWRYDACGNIVTEQHSSGLEWRYRYDAYGQLSAITAPGNITTRCHVDVLGRLWFTDAHGQKTRYSHSAAHARPGQSVTGVTYPDGSRQQIRYDSEGRIRKQTDGEGRESICQYGAFDLLLSRQRPDGKTVSYHYDRLTRLTGLTNAGGESYYLIRDAKGQVVEEQDFTGRRQRYAYDAAGRLVRKRCGRQTVTYRYTPGDRLAQELYWLEEENVSTLQEQVDFTYDREGRLTTAVNGSATVEFNYDERGGLTGERINGRAVTYQRDAKTGRVINQSLDTLRLSLHYDAASGRLEKTQLNHHHPLSFEYDPLGRESVRRSAGGFVLAHNYTANGLLFSQAAGRDSTLFNCQPGLAHPQAALAGSAVNRRYEYDRAHNVTRISDGKWGDMRYRHDVNDQVTEAELQGIHRESARFDYDANLNLTLGRTRRAAFAAEGEIVRMQRQEKGRQRVGAVPLPV, from the coding sequence GTGATTGCAGAGGGGGCCGAAACGGTGTTCGCCAACGGGATGCCGGTTGCACGCCTGGGCCACAGAACCAGCTGCGATGCCCGCATTAACTCGGGCAGTGGCAATATTGCTGAAACGCAGCAAACCGGGGCGCTGGTCGCGGAGATAAAGGACAGCCGGAATATATTCCTCAGGGCCACCTCCGCGGTTATCAATACGGTTCTTGTTTACATGGGGTTAAGGTCATCCGTCAGCGGGATAAGGAACAGTTTTAAACAACTGAGCAGCGCAGGGGAGCCCGTGGACGTCGTTACCGGTGATTTTTTACAGCAGTGGCCCGTCATCGATCTGCCCGGCGTGTTACCGCTGACGTTATACAGAACCTATCGCTCAACCGGTGCGGTCATCATTGAGGGGGCGCTCGGGGTCAAATGGGCGAACAGCTGGTCTCAGTATCTCGATATCCGGCCTGAAAGTATCGATTACCTGGATGAGGAAGGGTGCATCCTGTCCTATCATACGCCCGGAAATGAGGTCTGCGCGGTTAACCTGCGGCAGCCTCACTACATACTTTCGGGCGACAGGGAGGGGGAATTACTCCTTTTTGACCGTCAGACACAGCGGCGGTATATCTTTGGCCATGCCGACGGCAGCCGGCGCTATTTAAGCCGGATTGAGGACGGAAAAGGGAACCGGATAACGTTCTCCTTCCGGGATAATGAACTGAGCGTCATTGAACACAGCGCCGGCTACAGTCTGAATATTGAAGTACAGGACAGGAGGATAGTCCGGGTCACGCTGGTGACTCAGGAATTCAGCCAGGTGCTGCTGACCTGTGAATATAACCACCGGGGGCAGCTGGCTGACTGCCACAGCTTCCAGTTTGGCCGGCTTTATCATGAATATAATGATAAAGGATTTATGGTGCACTGGCGGGACACCGATCAAACGCAGGCCTGGATCGACTATGACGATACCGGGCGGGTCGTGGCAACGCGCACCGCGCAGGGACATTATAACGACAGATTTATTTATGACGATCTGAACCGGCATAATATCTATATCGACGCTGAGGGCGGGGAAACGCATTATTATTATAATGAAGCGGATCTGGTCACCCGGGCCGTCGATCCGTTAAACGGGGTGGTGTTATCCGAATGGGATCTGACCCGGCTGACGCGTACCACCGATGAGACCGGCCGGGTCACCTCGTATCAGTATAATGCGCTGGGGGAGCTGCTGGAGGTCACGCCGCCCGGCGATCTCCCGCTGCGGTACCGCTATGACAGCCGGGGGCAGATAACCGGCGTCATCCGGGGGGAGAGTGAGGCCTGGCGCTGGCAGTATGATGATAAGGGCATGCTGCGCAGGACGGTCTGTCCGTCGGGCCTGGCCATTGACTGGCGTTATGATGCCTGCGGAAATATCGTTACGGAGCAGCACTCCTCCGGCCTGGAGTGGCGTTACAGATATGATGCATACGGCCAGCTGTCGGCAATAACCGCGCCGGGTAATATTACCACGCGCTGTCACGTTGATGTGCTCGGGCGGCTGTGGTTCACCGACGCCCACGGGCAGAAAACGCGCTATTCACACAGCGCTGCGCACGCCAGGCCGGGGCAGAGCGTGACCGGGGTGACGTACCCGGACGGATCCCGGCAGCAGATCCGTTATGACAGCGAGGGGCGCATCCGGAAGCAGACCGACGGCGAGGGCAGGGAAAGCATCTGTCAGTACGGGGCTTTCGACCTGCTGCTGTCCCGGCAGCGGCCGGACGGAAAAACCGTCTCGTATCATTACGATCGTCTGACGCGGCTGACGGGCCTGACGAACGCCGGCGGCGAATCTTATTACCTGATCCGCGACGCAAAGGGACAGGTTGTTGAGGAGCAGGATTTCACCGGACGCCGGCAGCGCTATGCTTACGATGCCGCGGGGCGGCTGGTGAGAAAGCGGTGCGGCCGGCAGACGGTCACTTACCGCTACACGCCCGGCGACCGGCTGGCGCAGGAGCTGTACTGGCTGGAGGAAGAGAACGTCTCCACGCTGCAGGAGCAGGTTGATTTTACCTACGACCGGGAGGGGCGGCTGACGACGGCGGTCAACGGCAGCGCCACCGTGGAGTTTAATTATGACGAACGGGGCGGACTGACCGGCGAACGGATTAACGGCCGGGCCGTCACGTATCAGCGTGATGCGAAAACGGGGCGGGTGATTAACCAGTCCCTGGATACCCTCCGGCTCAGCCTGCACTATGACGCGGCGTCCGGACGGCTGGAAAAAACGCAGTTAAACCACCACCATCCCCTGAGCTTTGAATACGATCCCCTTGGCCGGGAGAGCGTACGCCGCAGCGCCGGCGGGTTTGTGCTCGCGCATAACTACACGGCAAACGGTCTGCTGTTCAGCCAGGCGGCGGGAAGGGACTCGACGCTGTTTAACTGTCAGCCGGGGCTGGCTCATCCGCAGGCGGCCCTGGCCGGCAGCGCGGTGAACCGCCGGTATGAGTACGACAGGGCGCACAACGTTACCCGGATAAGTGACGGTAAGTGGGGCGATATGCGCTACCGGCACGACGTTAACGACCAGGTCACTGAGGCTGAGTTGCAGGGGATCCACCGGGAGAGTGCGCGCTTTGACTACGACGCGAACCTGAACCTGACGCTGGGGCGCACCCGCAGGGCGGCGTTCGCCGCGGAGGGGGAGATCGTGCGGATGCAGCGCCAGGAGAAAGGGCGTCAGCGCGTCGGGGCGGTGCCGCTACCGGTATAA
- a CDS encoding DcrB-related protein: MYHFNEGTIDLPDEWKDVTINVLSTSENDAGGLSFTISRDTPPWGMAFREFAEREITLLSTQLKNFSEIERVRDPLDNYESVSCEFSWSSTQGNIHQLMFFVSAAKNVLILNATMPALLSESQKALILSLLNTLVLRDK, encoded by the coding sequence ATGTATCATTTTAATGAAGGAACGATTGATTTACCCGATGAGTGGAAAGATGTCACCATCAATGTGCTCAGTACCTCTGAAAATGACGCGGGCGGGTTGAGTTTCACTATCTCCCGGGATACTCCCCCATGGGGAATGGCGTTCAGAGAGTTTGCTGAAAGGGAAATAACATTGTTGAGCACTCAGCTCAAAAATTTCAGTGAGATTGAAAGGGTACGCGATCCTTTAGACAATTATGAATCGGTCAGCTGTGAATTCAGCTGGAGTTCCACTCAGGGAAATATTCATCAGTTAATGTTTTTTGTCAGCGCCGCGAAGAATGTCCTTATTCTTAATGCGACCATGCCGGCCTTACTTTCGGAGAGTCAGAAGGCATTGATCCTCTCCCTGTTAAATACACTGGTGTTAAGAGATAAATAA
- a CDS encoding type VI secretion system Vgr family protein, with protein MFSDNSNSPAAFAGRSPSGLQFTLTPAGLPPGTLAVVDFTLKESFSTPFELNVSLASADPAIDFAAVLDLGATLSVWRDGELQRSVNGIVTSFEQGDTGFHQTRYRMVIRPSLWRTTLRRNSRIFQLETIESIITTLLKENGIMEVAFGLFHPHPAREFCVQYQESDFDFIQRLTAEEGIFYYFEFDGGKNTLVYADDFAVLPGGASLPYNPNVAAQAQELCITTFTRTAQVRPAVVQLKDYTFKNPRWAAEFSRQATGLENQRPDYEHFDFPGRFKDEQQGRDFTRYRLEALRNDASTGRGKSNDFALQPGRLFSLYNHPREDLNCPWQLLSIEHTGRQPQALEQESGGQGTVLDNAFVFLPRNQHWRPTPLPKPAMDGPQIAKVVGPPGEEIYCDEFGRVRLQFLWDRYGESNDGSSCWIRVTQPWAGQGWGMLAIPRIGQEVVVDFLHGDPDQPIVTGRTYHASNIPPGSLPASKTQMAFRSKTHKGEGFNELRFEDAKGREELFMHAQKDMNTTVKDNQELTVEMGHRNVTVVTGDEVTNIQQGNLQETIKLKRMTRANKIEFEANADGASEGTQLLKATDQLDLQVGDSNVVMTKESITLSFGEGSKIVINSGGVFVEGPVIHLNRDK; from the coding sequence ATGTTTTCTGATAATTCAAATAGTCCTGCCGCGTTCGCTGGCAGGTCTCCCAGCGGCCTGCAATTTACGCTCACCCCGGCGGGCCTGCCACCGGGCACCCTGGCGGTGGTCGATTTTACCCTGAAAGAGAGTTTTTCCACCCCGTTTGAGCTTAACGTCAGCCTGGCGAGCGCGGATCCGGCCATCGACTTTGCTGCGGTGCTCGATCTTGGTGCCACGCTCTCCGTCTGGCGCGACGGTGAGCTGCAACGCAGCGTTAACGGCATTGTGACCAGCTTTGAACAGGGCGACACCGGCTTTCATCAGACCCGCTACCGCATGGTTATCCGGCCCTCCCTCTGGCGCACCACGCTGCGCCGCAACTCGCGTATTTTCCAGCTGGAAACCATTGAAAGCATCATCACCACGCTGCTGAAAGAGAACGGCATCATGGAGGTGGCATTTGGCCTGTTTCATCCGCACCCGGCGCGGGAGTTCTGCGTGCAGTATCAGGAGTCGGACTTCGACTTTATTCAGCGCCTGACCGCCGAAGAGGGCATTTTTTACTATTTCGAGTTCGACGGGGGCAAAAATACCCTGGTGTATGCCGATGATTTTGCCGTGCTGCCGGGCGGCGCCTCGCTGCCCTATAACCCTAACGTGGCGGCCCAGGCGCAGGAGCTGTGCATCACCACCTTTACCCGAACCGCGCAGGTACGCCCGGCGGTGGTGCAGCTAAAAGACTACACCTTTAAAAATCCCCGCTGGGCGGCGGAGTTCAGCAGGCAGGCAACCGGGCTGGAAAACCAGCGTCCGGACTACGAACATTTTGATTTCCCCGGTCGCTTCAAGGACGAGCAGCAGGGCAGGGATTTCACCCGCTACCGGCTGGAGGCGCTGCGCAATGACGCCAGCACCGGCAGGGGAAAAAGCAACGATTTTGCCCTGCAACCGGGCAGGCTGTTCAGCCTGTACAACCACCCGCGTGAAGACCTGAACTGCCCCTGGCAGCTCCTGAGCATTGAGCATACCGGCAGGCAGCCGCAGGCGCTGGAGCAGGAGTCCGGCGGGCAGGGAACGGTGCTGGATAATGCGTTTGTTTTTCTCCCGCGCAATCAGCACTGGCGGCCCACGCCGCTGCCGAAACCGGCGATGGACGGCCCGCAGATAGCGAAAGTGGTCGGGCCGCCCGGAGAGGAGATCTACTGCGACGAATTTGGGCGGGTGAGGCTGCAATTTCTGTGGGATCGCTACGGCGAAAGCAATGACGGCAGCTCGTGCTGGATCCGCGTCACTCAGCCGTGGGCGGGCCAGGGCTGGGGAATGCTGGCGATCCCGCGAATCGGCCAGGAGGTGGTGGTGGACTTCCTGCACGGCGACCCGGATCAGCCCATCGTGACCGGGCGGACCTATCACGCCAGCAATATCCCGCCCGGTTCGCTCCCCGCCAGCAAAACGCAGATGGCGTTCCGTTCAAAAACTCACAAGGGGGAGGGTTTCAACGAGCTCAGATTTGAGGATGCGAAAGGCCGCGAAGAGCTGTTTATGCATGCCCAGAAGGATATGAACACCACGGTTAAAGATAATCAGGAACTGACTGTGGAGATGGGGCACCGAAATGTGACGGTTGTTACCGGAGATGAGGTTACAAACATTCAGCAAGGTAATCTGCAAGAGACAATAAAACTTAAGCGGATGACCAGGGCAAATAAAATTGAATTTGAAGCAAACGCTGACGGTGCCAGCGAGGGTACGCAATTATTAAAAGCCACAGATCAGCTCGACTTACAGGTTGGCGACAGCAATGTTGTTATGACCAAAGAGTCAATAACGCTGAGTTTTGGTGAGGGCAGTAAAATAGTCATTAACAGTGGGGGCGTATTTGTTGAGGGGCCTGTCATACATTTAAACAGGGATAAATAA
- a CDS encoding RHS repeat-associated core domain-containing protein — translation MRFEYDNFGRLSALYNEKGEPFRFAYSALDGLMREVRPDGTVRELTRNRLGAVVKERLLGTQGGELCTTLVRDRAGRLVRREGADCRTEYEYRPGSLHIRHAGQAACRAALSAGQPPEYRTVSFDFDAAGQLAGERNHGGQYRYGYDAGGSLVSTAYPDGSRLLHCRYGSGHLLQSEFLHGGERHTLAEYARDRLHRETERTLGALTERTEYDAAGRITAKTAGRQAAGRPFSPVLARRWQYDRRHRMVKMTLTTGQEAGGYGVRQDTRWEYDGADRVLARYAEGREESFRWDASGNLLNGGAVAWNDQVSRAGDYRHEWDEFGRLARRISVKDSAVQHLHYDGDGRVTSVTFSGHPRYREVCYDYDGLGRRTAKTVKHVSPYEPDKRTDFYWQGMRLSAEQGTHEALTFHFYHGESHTPLARYDSGEGGMRYVHAEVNGMPQALSDREGNTVWRPLHTGLFGVIRREESRLSPYAARQNLRFAGQYYDEETGLHYNTLRYYDPGSGSFTQPDPIGLAGGINLYAYGPNPINWIDPLGLAGNPATATHITYQGIDAITGKPYVGYASMQGTQMAQDVLNYRYGGNFDRFGGQAPRVLYDGYGQSGKDVARGLEQRTFEQLGGLDGTANRQNPVGQGNARRTEYLGAADDHLNNKNGGGKKGGGC, via the coding sequence GTGCGCTTTGAGTATGATAATTTTGGCCGCCTGAGCGCGCTGTACAATGAGAAGGGCGAGCCCTTCCGGTTTGCTTACAGCGCGCTGGACGGGCTGATGCGCGAGGTTCGTCCGGACGGCACGGTGCGGGAGCTGACCCGTAACCGGCTGGGGGCGGTGGTGAAAGAGAGGCTGCTGGGGACGCAGGGCGGCGAGCTCTGCACCACCCTGGTGCGCGACAGGGCCGGGCGTCTGGTGCGGCGGGAGGGGGCGGACTGCCGTACCGAATATGAGTACCGGCCGGGCTCGCTGCACATCCGGCATGCCGGGCAGGCGGCCTGCCGGGCGGCGCTGTCCGCGGGGCAGCCGCCTGAGTACCGGACGGTCTCCTTTGACTTTGACGCCGCGGGGCAGCTGGCCGGGGAGCGTAACCACGGGGGGCAGTACCGGTACGGGTATGACGCCGGCGGCAGCCTCGTCAGCACCGCCTACCCGGACGGAAGCCGGCTGCTGCACTGCCGCTACGGCAGCGGACACCTGCTCCAGAGCGAGTTCCTGCACGGGGGTGAGCGGCACACGCTGGCGGAATACGCGCGCGACCGGCTGCACCGTGAGACGGAGCGAACCCTGGGGGCGCTGACGGAGCGGACGGAGTACGATGCTGCGGGGCGCATCACGGCGAAAACTGCCGGGCGGCAGGCGGCAGGCCGGCCCTTCAGCCCGGTGCTGGCGCGGCGCTGGCAGTATGACCGCCGCCACCGGATGGTGAAGATGACGCTGACGACCGGACAGGAGGCGGGCGGGTACGGGGTGAGGCAGGACACGCGCTGGGAGTATGACGGGGCTGACCGGGTGCTGGCCCGGTACGCGGAGGGGCGGGAGGAGTCGTTCCGCTGGGACGCGTCGGGTAACCTGCTGAACGGCGGGGCGGTGGCGTGGAACGACCAGGTGAGCCGGGCGGGTGATTACCGCCACGAGTGGGACGAGTTCGGGCGGCTGGCGCGGCGCATCAGCGTGAAGGACAGCGCGGTGCAGCACCTTCACTACGACGGCGACGGGCGCGTGACGTCGGTGACGTTCAGCGGGCATCCCCGCTACCGGGAGGTGTGCTATGACTACGACGGCCTGGGGAGGCGGACGGCCAAAACGGTGAAGCATGTCAGCCCGTACGAGCCGGATAAGCGGACGGATTTTTACTGGCAGGGGATGCGCCTGAGCGCAGAGCAGGGGACGCACGAGGCGCTGACCTTCCACTTTTATCACGGAGAGAGCCACACGCCGCTGGCGCGGTATGACAGCGGCGAGGGCGGGATGCGGTACGTACATGCGGAAGTGAACGGGATGCCGCAGGCGCTGAGTGACAGGGAGGGAAACACGGTGTGGCGTCCGCTGCATACGGGGCTGTTCGGGGTCATCAGAAGGGAGGAGAGCCGGCTGTCGCCGTATGCGGCGAGGCAGAACCTGCGTTTTGCGGGACAGTACTATGACGAAGAGACGGGGCTGCATTATAATACGCTGAGGTACTACGACCCGGGGAGCGGGAGCTTCACGCAGCCGGATCCGATAGGGCTGGCGGGCGGGATAAACCTGTATGCTTATGGGCCGAATCCTATTAATTGGATAGATCCGTTAGGATTAGCGGGTAATCCTGCAACGGCAACACATATTACCTATCAGGGAATTGATGCTATTACAGGTAAACCCTATGTAGGGTATGCCAGTATGCAAGGAACGCAAATGGCACAGGATGTATTGAATTATCGATATGGTGGTAACTTTGACCGTTTTGGTGGACAAGCCCCTAGAGTTTTATATGATGGTTATGGACAATCGGGTAAAGATGTAGCCCGAGGTTTGGAACAACGAACATTTGAGCAATTAGGCGGGCTGGATGGTACTGCTAATAGGCAAAATCCTGTGGGACAAGGAAATGCCCGGAGAACAGAATATCTTGGTGCGGCAGATGATCACCTGAACAACAAGAACGGTGGCGGTAAAAAAGGAGGCGGCTGTTAA
- a CDS encoding DUF7706 family protein: MALAQLVKRLSWSELRACAVSDDEAYEIKYAVHKLQNALTEAGFAPR; the protein is encoded by the coding sequence ATAGCATTAGCCCAGTTGGTCAAACGCCTGAGCTGGTCTGAACTGCGCGCCTGCGCCGTCAGTGATGACGAAGCCTATGAGATTAAATACGCCGTGCATAAGCTCCAGAACGCACTGACTGAGGCAGGGTTTGCGCCACGATAG